From the Engraulis encrasicolus isolate BLACKSEA-1 chromosome 18, IST_EnEncr_1.0, whole genome shotgun sequence genome, the window acacacacacacacacacacacacacacacacacacacacacacacacacacacatgttagtaCACCAGTGTATAGTAAACATGCTGAAAGACAAAGTCCCCTCTATAACGCATAAAACAAATGCAGgattatttcaacacttagatgGTCGATCTTCAAGTGTATTTGGTTTGGTACTCTCTAAGTCAGGGGTGGGcgattattttggcccaagggcagCATTTGGTTTACAGGGCCAGATGTCACAGGCAACTTTCCCGTTTCAATAATAAGAACTACCTGTAGACAAGGCCATAACTTGTCAGCTTTGCCATTCCTGCCTAACAAAATGTATTTATGTTGCCTCTGTACTGTTGATCTTACATTTGCAAGACTTGTAAGGGCGCTGTGGGccgcagaggcggactttccttTGGGAAAACCTAGGCATTTGCCTGGGGCCCCCGATCTTTGAgagaacctgaagacgcactaggcgaaacgcgttgttcgctaccaaaaaataaagagaaaaaaagaacagtatccagtgtgcggtgtttatgaacttttcatattgtaggcttgatcttaatttgtcacttttgCAAAGTAATTGAAGGTGTAAATGATACAAAACAGTAAAATAGCGCCAAAAGACGTCTATACAGGTATAATGACTTTTGCGGGGCCCCatatttatatttcgcctagggccccaaaatagctAGGTCCTCCCCTGGttggccgcatgtggcccccaggcccgagtttgcccacctctgctctACAGTAAGTGTTCAATTTTTGCTGTGCAGAGAGGCTCTTctgcaggggcagagctatagggggagcaggcagggcatttgcccctgggcccagggcccactCGTATGGTggagggggccctattatgacataggcaggccatatggggggccctgtctgtgttttgacctggggccctgtgtgcaattgttccgccactgctcttCTGCCATGCTTACCTCCTCCGATGGCTTCCATGGACACACAGAAGCTGAAGTTAGGGCAGTCTGCCTTGGTGTGGTTGACCAGCCCCGCCATGGGCACCTCCACCTCCCTGGGGGTGCCCACCGCGATCTTGTACCAGCCGCTCAGCTTGCCAGGCTCAGGCTCCTCGATCTTCACCTCCGTGCACGTACCATTGGTCCAAAGTCCAACTAAGCTCTTTTGTGGAGACGAACAATGTTGGGAGAAATGCATTCCAATTACGTTTTGAATCATTCTAGTCATTGTGAATGAGCGTTTTTTTTGGTTAAGCATTGCATAGCTCCTTATCAGGCACTGTCCCGTCACTTggatgttgtaatagtcactgaaaaaaactaactaccatagtactacaccactatgacagtgcacagtgccTTCAGTataacattacaacattactgtcattgccattctggtaacagctcatttacagCAGGGGAAGTGTCTTTTAACGTAATGATGACATTACTGTTGTGAGAGTATTTGTAACATATTTCACCTCAACataatgatgtaggctacatttgtaggctacatttgaGTATATTAATAAGCTGTCTGTAGACTACCTGATGATGTTCATAAACACTGCCATGTGGTGAATGCAATAAGATTCAGCTTTAGCTTTTCTAAGCATTGTATAATTTTAAATAATTGATCAATATTATGTATTATACATGGAGATACTGTTGGTaagaaaatattttattttacctttgccATTATTAACTGGTTTAATTGTGTTCTGAAAAGAAAAGGGAAATAAGGAATGAGTGAATAAATTATCTTAATGAAAATGTATATGCACATACTTATACAGTATAGTagacattgtattaaatattgttctcACCCGAAAAGACGTGTCTTGGTCTGAGGTCCTCGTCCCGTGTGTCCGTGAAGGATGTGCCCCTGCTTTTATATTAAAACAGCTACATAAAACAGTTCCTGCTTCTGTTAAGCCTGGCCTTGCCCACACCCCTTCTGTAAACTCAGCAATGTATTGAAACCACTGCTCTGAATTAAAGGAGGACTTCttgttctgccaatttcaatatgcagttgtattgctcacacacactacccttgacttgtcagtacccggtgatgctgcaaaTGATCTTGTTccatgttattgggaataaatcaagatgtttttttgaaatgtaaacaaactctgccccattacaatggccaggatctcggaaaaggctgaaccccccccccttgactacccttgacttgtcagtacccggtgatgctgcaaaTGATCTTGTTccatgttattgggaataaatcaagatgtttttttgaaatgtaaacaaactctgccccattacaatggccaggatctcggaaaaggctgaaccCCCCCCAAAgctcaagtccagggtagtgtgagcattacaactgcatgtcgaaattgacggaagttatcctttaagtgtgTCACTTATGGACACAAAGACACCTCAAGATTACTTCAGGTGTTATGACACTGTATGCATGAGGGAGATGGTGACATGATCAAAATGTCTCAAAGGGAAGAGCCTTGTGTATCTACATACTTAATGCAGTGGAACCACATGGCCATGGTTTGAATGTGGAAACTTTATCATGTTTTCTCTGATTCATTGGAAAATGACTAATTTAAAACTGTGTGAACTTACCGTATAGCGCATAAtgattatttacttttttttcactttcagttTCAATTTTACACtgacaaataaaaaaagattaCATCAGACGTTATGATACATGCTGTAGGCTATTCATGAGGGAGATGGTGACGTGATCAAATTCAATGGAAAATGACTCATTTAAAACTCAACTAATCGCTGAGAAGTATCCCAGTCTGTCTTGTCAATAACAAATATTCAGTagtaacaagacattttcttCATAGTGTTATACACAAAATGGAGGGAAGATTGACTTGTGGGTGTTTTGCAATGTaccctagcctggttctcacagacggtgcgtgtgtgtagctctggagccccctggtggagcggagctacacacagtCTGGTAgggctgccattaacatgctcttggCGAGTAAAAAATAAACAGAGCATTTATCGCTTAAATATCAActgcagctcgcattgatgagtcacaggacagattatagactatattgattcTTAAGAGATCAACAGTAAACATTTTTGgaagaatttgttggtggtgagttgtaataaatgcaccatttattttctgactcaagaagagcatgttaatggcagcgctagaTGGTAGTTACACATACACCGTCAGTGAGAACCAGACTAAATGCACCCTCCTTCACCATGCAAATGTAACAGAGTGGTGTTACACCGATTAAGACTTAAGACAAGTACATATCGTGGAcagaataaagtagcctagacaGCATTGTTCCCACCTGAGAAGGCGTGTCTTGGTGTGAGGTCCTCGTCCTGTGTGTCCGTGCAGGATGTGGACCTGCTTTTATTTTCCTTGTTGTGAAAAACAGTTCATGTTTTTGTAAAAGCTGTGGCTTGCCACACCCCTAAACTCAGCATTTTATTGCTGTGATaagacagtggttttcaaagtgggggccggggacccctggggggccgtgaggggATGCCAGGCGGGCCACgggaggttggcaggaaaaatattgtGAAATCAAGTCAATTATTTTATACATTAAATAACTTAAATatctaaaataaaccaaaaataaaatTAACAATCCAAGTGGAATcagtttcttctttacaatgtttatgtacagtatatgtacagccTTCTATAGTACTTGAATGGTTTTAGGAATACACCAATTTCATCCAGTTGTAAAACCggttgcacagaaaaaaatagtgtggcatggccCATATCAcgggggccttgactggaatcttCCGGAATATGGGGGGCCTcggcatggtaaagtttgggaacccctgtgatAAGATACTGCTCTGAACAAGCCgtcacaagccgcctggctctgccgcCTGCTCGCTCTAAGCGTTCCCATGTCAAGACTGACTCTACCGTTGTTCCTCAGGGGTCTTCCAGAGGCAGCTAGACTATGGCACATAtttttcagccttcaagaagcaagtaaagattgtcctctttcgtgactatctagtacacactaatgcttgagctgccctagtcccaggccagataGGGATGAGATagatggtgctaaagcacctgcctctttttgaaagttcttttttgttgtttttttcacaatGCATTGTGGTCTTTGTTGACTTGGTCATATATTCCAAATCCGCCACCtgaccccacacacagacacacacccccacacgtcgcacacatgcacacacacaaatgcacacacgcacacatgcattgcacgcacacaagtacacacacacacgcacagataaacacacatgcacactcacttatGTTAGCTTACTGAATGCTGgattgttggttttttttgttggaTAAactaccaggacattttaaaaaataataaataaaaaaaaacacaccaacccTCTCGCTGTCAATATTTTTTTATGCCAGAAATTAGGAGAAGTGGCTTTATGTGCGTGCCAGTCAGTGTGGCCAGCACtctcctgtgtgttgtgtgtgtgtgtgtgtgtgtgtgtgtgtgtgtgtgtgtgtgtgtgtgtgtgtgtgtgtgtgtgtgtgtgtgtgtgtgtgtgtgtgtgtgtgtgtgtgtgtgtgtgtgtgtgtacgtgtggacaTTGAGCAACCACACCTACACCTGTCAGTccacctgaccacacacacagacatacacccccacaaacgcacacatgcacacacaaatgcacatactgaatgcatgcacacatgcatgcacacatgcacacacacatgcacacacagacaaacacgcaaacgtgcttgcacacacacacacacacttatgttacGGAATGCCGGGTTGTTAGGTTTTGTTGTTTAATAAACAAccaggacatttaaaaaaaaataataataataataattaaaaaaaaatatatatatatatatatatatatatatatatatatatatatatatatatatttttttttaaacacaccaaCCCTCACGctgtcaatattttttttaagcCATAAATTAGGAGAAGTGGCTTTATGTGCGTGCCAGTCAATGTGGCCagcactcttgtgtgtgtgtctctctctgtctctttctgtgtgtgtgtgtgtgtgtgtgtgtgtgtgtgtgtgtgtgtgtgtgtgtgtgtgtgtgtgtgtgtgtgtgtgtgtgtgtgtgtgtgtgtgtgtgtgtgtgtgtgtgtgtgtgtgtgtgtgtgtgtgtgtctgtgtgtctgtgtgtgtgtgtgtctgtgtgtctgtgtgtgtgtgtgtgtgtttgcgcgcgtgtgtgtgtttgtcctggaCACATGCAATGCCGTGGTTGAGCAGCATTTTAAACGCAATGGGGAAGAGGTCCTGAAAACGGTACAATACGGCTTTATGCATGCTGGCATGACCTTCCATGAGGACGACTTTGGAGCCAGAAAGCAAGTCATTACTGCAtaaaaactataggcctatgtcCTACAtactcccttctttctttctttctttctttctttctttctttctttctttctttctttctttctttctttctttcttttctttctttcttgcaatGTTAAGTTGCTACTAATGAATAATGAACTCATGTGTATGaaggcttgtgtgcatgcatgctctatttgtgtatgtttttgtgtggggGACCTCCGGTGTTGTGCTCGCCATCTCAGGAACCTCTGCTGCTTGTCTCTGGAgagaatgtgattttttttcaaaCAGTGCACTGTAGTCTGGAGAGGGCATATTCGCAGCAGAAGAGGAGAAACATGTTGTCAACCCATTTCTCTGAAAGAGATGGCAAAGGGTCCGTCCATTCCTTTCACCTGTTAACTGAACTAGAGGGCCGCatggagaaagagatgagagagagagggggggggcaaactagagatggggggatggagagggaagaggagaggataaaggGAGGGTGAAGAGTGGACACAAAAAGAGTGGATCTGTTCTGTCGGTtcactaaatacacacacacacacacacacacacacacacacacgcacacacgcacacaaccccactcccacacatgcacgtgcacacacaaacacgcatgcacgcacgcacacacgcgcacacacgcatgaacgcatgcatacacaggtacgcatacacacgcacacacacacacacacgcacgcatgcatagacacacacagttcACTTCGTGTCACTTAGTCTTGTCACTtctaaggagagagagggacaccgAAGGCAGAGCAAGATGATGTGATGGGAAATATGAGGTGAaataagaaagagacagagacagagagagacagagacagagacagacagacagacagacagacagacagacagacagacacacacacacacacacacacacacacacacacacacacacacacacacacacacacacacacacacacacacacacacacacacacacacacacacacacacacacacacacacacacagatgacagagaaagggggatagAACAGGAAAGACTGAGACAATTTTGTGATTTTCTCTTATTTGAAGTTCACTTCAACCCAATGGCTTTGACACCTGTCACTtcagggatagagagacacagagaacaaTGTTTTTTTCAAAAGACGAGTACAGCGGTTTCAATAGAGAAAAAGGAGTTAGGAATGGTAAGAGAACGAGGTGGAGTGAGTGAGGTGGAAGCGAGTTGGCAGAAAATGTGTCCGTTTGCTCAGCAATTTCATTTTTGAAGCCCAAATCATCCTGTTGACTTTGAGCGTTGTCAGTCACCTCATATGACCTGAGCACTCTACTGCACTCAGGTCCGGATCTAGCCATTTCGGGTCCCTAGGCGAGATattaacatggggccctcaaaaaagTCATTCTTGAAACACGAACACGAAATAAGGCTATATAGGCCTAGCAAAAAATATCAGGATAAACCAATTTAGAATTTAGATTTGAATATTCTAGTATTCTATAATTCTATAATATTCTAATATTCTATAGTGTTAGCAAACATAGTAGTGCATTTGCAATTGCCTATAACTAAGTCTAACTTTTGCCGAGAGAGaactctgtgttttggtgctgttttagtgatttgtctcatatatatcttcgattacctTACATAAATGACGAATTAAGGGCCTATGTTTTGTGTGTTCACCACAACCGgagtgacagttggggccccttatggatggcagatttggtcggggccctagccAATTGCCTATGTTTGTCTAATGGTTAGTCCACCTCTGTCTGCACTGTCTGATGTTCTTCCATTCATTTGGAGGGATCAACAAAGTTGCCCCACTTTCAATATCGTCTTCACATTTACTTTTTTGTATAGCTGTTTGTGTAGCTATTCACAGGGATGGACAGCTTTCATCATAAGAAGGGCCGCATTTTTACATCACCACATTCAAAGGGCCACATGACCGTGGATCTGGCTGCAACTCGCCcagtttgaggtgcagttggttgctcactgtctgccaataggctactgtttgaaaggaagaggagagtttCTTATTCGCCCACAGTATAACTACAAATTGATTGAATGATTCACTAGTGACTTTTCAGAAATCTGATCATTATTATTTCTTTGGTTATTATGTTTTGTCTACTGGTGCCACATTGAGTGAGTAGAggaggtgggccgcatgtggcccctagGCCTCCAGTTGCCTATCCCTAACATTGATTAAAGGTTGTCTCGCCGTCAACCATTAACTCGTGCGGAGTATCACCTTAGTGAGCTCTTTGAGAGAACCGATAGGATGAAACGGTTAATATTGGACACAGACTGTGTATTATACATGTACTACTACTGATACTGATCAGGGCTGGACTTCTATGTTTTTGCTCACTGATCACTGCTATAGACAGTGCGTTGCAATTTGagaacttgcctcctccacttgcctcctccacttgcttctctcctcgtaccaagaagtaatatgtcatgatgacatcactgacaatagcattatatttcaatatcttgcaaaagctcaattgtagagtctttttctcatttgcaattgggatggtgaatgaaaaacagtccctcaaaagttgttgtggctaggctgacagctgggaaactttatcgttttctccacggaggaggggccaggaggagactagcgcaagtggaggaggcaaggttgcatattgcaacgcactcttagACTTAGACTATGAGGAACTGGTGCAGGTCTGACCTCTGCTGGTCATGTCATGTCACTAAGTCAGAGGGCTATGTACTGCACAGTATGCCATAGAAGTGAGTACATCCCTTCACATTTCTGCACATTTCTAAGTATAACCTTTGTAATATCTTCACTTTTGTAAGgtacattaatggctgtattttgagtgAAAATTAAACTGAAGCGGTTATACAAGTTGTACACTGGCTACTGTTCAACAAGTCTATGGGAAATTTCTTAAACGTTTtctcatgaaaagatatactgacaaatctgcagaaatgtgagaggTCTACTCACCTCTGTGCAGTGTTGTATAAaggagaagtagaagtactcttacatatgTGACTACTCATTTGATGTTACATAGTTGCACCATGTTATATCATTACCACTagttttgtaattacatctgtaagagtaattCTACTTTATACACAACTCTCTGTTTCTGTGGCATAGGGCCTACATGTCATAAGGACAGTAGCTGGATAAGTTCATAGCTGTTAAGTATGTCTATAGCTAATAagcacaaaaacatttcatgcaGATCGGGGAATTATAATTGTTATAATAGAATTGTAGAATGGCACAGAGGCAGGTATCATTTCAGAAGTTTTATGAACTAACTCCACAACATTACAGGCATGCAGTTTGTGTCCGTGTCCGTAGGTTGACTTACGTACGTGACGTAACCACGTGATTACGACATCATTCTAcatccaggggtccccaaacttttttttctctgggggccacaatATCTTTCCTGACTGTGgacaggggccgggatcaatcatgtcgGCTGTATACTTTGCCACTGtcagttatagccataatttctagcaaaaAAATAGTTAATTTAACATTACAAGTGCTTTGCAAaggaagtgagtacttcacatgtttttcaatttgaaataccacaggtattccttttaatttctaataaccatgtaaatatagcaaggaaaggttagaaaaatatggtgattgacagtttatgagtgatacagcagaaatggtaggcctgtttatattacagtgaaatgagaaactatcaagacaagaaacttaagggaaaaaatacataaatatattatatttaaaaaaatatattttatcattatttttttctgtgaggattgcttatTTGGGCCAGTTCatatggtgaggtgcagagaggtggagatccggtcaaaggggcttggcgggcTACATCCGACCCCccggccttagtttggggacccctgttctaCATCCCTCTTCTTTAGTATAGAAACCATGGTAGGTAAAAACATGACATTCCTGCAAAAGGGATTCTACTCTGATTAATTAAACCATTAGCATTATTTTAAAGAGTGCTGTAATGATtctttacatttgtgaatggttggcCCCGCCGTGAcacaaacagtagggcactgcactgttacaccggggacctgggttcgatttccGACCCGTGGTcacttcctgatcctcccccatctctctctcccactggcttcctgtcccactcttcactgtcctgtctaaagtAAAATGGttaccccccctgcccccccccccaaaaaatatatatttttaaatgtggatggTTAAATTGAAAGTGTTTGTATTGAGGTCTGTCAAAGCAAAAGTCCTTTGTCTTGTCAAAGTAATTGACTGACAACGTTGTCTTAATAAAAAATGATCGTCACCTTACTTAATAACTCCTTGGGGGAAGCATGTCTTTCTTTCATACAATCACAGaggcaatgcaacacacacacacgcacgcacacacgcgctcgcatgcacacatgcacgcacacacacacacacacacgcacgcacgcacacattgcacgcacacacgtacgcactcacgcacgcacgcacgcacgcacgcacgcacgcacgcacgcacgcacgcacgcacatgcacacacacacacacacacacacactagcagtgcGGCCCATGAGGGGCCATGGAGGAGCaaggtgatgtgtgatgtgtgccaTGAGACATTGGCTGACCTTAACTCAACAACAAGGTCCAGCTctacaggggtggatttctcgaaaccatagttactaaccatgttagctactttgttgtttgcaatgcaatttgccatgggcaagtacgctttcgagaaacgcaccccagctgTTTTCCAGACAAGCGCAGGGCCTGTCATCCCCAGGTGCCTACTCAGGAGGACTCGAGCAGTGTTCCCTCACGCCATCGTCACCCGCGCCTGGCAGCACTGCTGAGTTCACTCTGAGTTGAGAAGTTATGTCCAGGTTATGGGAAACTTACACAGTCTAAAATATTTGTTGTCTGATTTTGGGGGTTTTTAAGCATAGGAGCAAAGGTATGAAACCACTGAGCTTAAGGTCTAGGGTCGGGGGTTGGGGTCTGACAAGAAAGGTTTCAAGCTCCCAAAGGAAAGAAGTCCAGGCAGCTGGCTGCAACTAAGCCCC encodes:
- the LOC134468596 gene encoding avidin-related protein 3-like, encoding MAKSLVGLWTNGTCTEVKIEEPEPGKLSGWYKIAVGTPREVEVPMAGLVNHTKADCPNFSFCVSMEAIGGDTCNAVVGQYFNHSGEELLKTMWLMRAGVTNCEDNWGATKVGENTFRRKAP